From the Thermococcus sp. 18S1 genome, one window contains:
- a CDS encoding M48 family metallopeptidase: MRLRVRRRPVKYVRLEVRPDGTVVVTAPDGFDVDNLIEKHRGWLEGKLAEIGELREIAESGFPINGEFYRVIHGRKPKVHERFKTVVLSPSRDEVLSYLKKLLRKELIPLVDSYAHRMGLQPGKVYIRHQKSRWGSCSPRGNLNFNVRLIALPPELREYVVIHELAHLKHMNHSGAFWELVGRFYPDYKTARRELKKWWSIIELNPYWRFLSGEDYQG, from the coding sequence ATGAGGTTGAGGGTTCGCCGTCGGCCGGTTAAGTACGTAAGGCTCGAGGTAAGGCCGGACGGAACGGTTGTGGTCACTGCCCCTGATGGCTTCGACGTTGATAACCTGATCGAGAAACACCGCGGCTGGCTCGAGGGGAAGCTGGCCGAGATAGGTGAGCTCAGGGAGATTGCGGAGTCCGGTTTCCCCATCAACGGCGAGTTCTATCGGGTCATCCACGGGAGAAAGCCCAAAGTTCACGAGCGGTTCAAGACCGTCGTCCTCTCCCCCAGCAGGGACGAGGTTCTTTCGTACCTCAAGAAACTCCTGCGGAAGGAACTCATCCCCCTTGTGGATTCCTATGCCCACAGGATGGGACTTCAGCCGGGAAAGGTGTATATCCGCCATCAGAAGAGCCGATGGGGAAGCTGCTCCCCCAGGGGGAACCTGAACTTCAACGTTCGCCTCATAGCCCTTCCTCCGGAACTGAGGGAGTACGTTGTAATCCACGAGCTCGCCCATCTGAAGCACATGAATCACTCGGGGGCTTTCTGGGAGCTCGTTGGGAGATTTTATCCTGACTACAAAACCGCTAGAAGGGAGCTCAAGAAGTGGTGGAGCATCATAGAGCTCAATCCCTACTGGCGCTTTCTGAGCGGTGAGGATTACCAAGGATAA
- a CDS encoding CoA-binding protein, with protein sequence MVRIMPVDRLNDEEITEILTKYKKIALVGASPKPERDSNDVMRYLLEHGYEVYPVNPRYSEVLGRKCYPSVLDIPDEVEIVDLFVRPEFTMDYVEQAIKKGAKVVWFQFNTYNRDAFKRAKEAGLTAVAHRCIKQEHARLL encoded by the coding sequence ATGGTCAGGATAATGCCCGTTGATAGGTTGAACGACGAGGAGATTACGGAGATACTGACGAAGTACAAAAAGATCGCCCTCGTGGGAGCTTCACCGAAACCGGAGAGGGATTCCAACGATGTGATGCGCTACCTCCTCGAACACGGCTACGAAGTCTATCCAGTCAACCCCCGCTATTCCGAAGTCCTCGGAAGGAAGTGCTATCCGAGCGTTCTCGATATCCCCGACGAGGTGGAGATAGTCGACCTTTTCGTGAGGCCTGAGTTCACGATGGACTACGTCGAGCAGGCGATAAAGAAGGGTGCGAAGGTCGTCTGGTTCCAGTTCAACACGTACAACAGGGATGCGTTCAAAAGGGCCAAGGAGGCCGGCCTAACCGCGGTTGCCCATCGCTGCATAAAGCAGGAGCACGCGAGGCTCCTTTAG
- the wtpC gene encoding tungstate ABC transporter ATP-binding protein WtpC, with protein MLEVKSVSKDWKEFRLREISFDVSEGEHFIILGPSGAGKTVLLEIIAGIIEPDAGRVLLNGEDITKWPPERRGLAYIPQNYALFPHMSVFDNIAFGLKLRRVPRAEIERKVKEIAEVLGIAHLLHRKPKTLSGGESQRVAIARALVVEPELLLMDEPFANLDVQTRAKLLGEMKRWKRELGFTALHVTHSFEEAVSLGDRVGVMLDGRLVQTGSVRDVFSRPSSEEVARFLGFENIIEGTAEGRILRSNGVEIELPAEARGRVRVGLRPEDIILSLGPIRTSARNEFKALVESVEELGPLVRVHLKIGGLHLRAFITRSSMLEMGITKGREVYVSFKASALHVF; from the coding sequence ATGCTTGAGGTAAAGTCCGTTTCCAAGGACTGGAAGGAGTTCCGGTTGAGGGAGATAAGCTTTGACGTGAGTGAGGGGGAGCACTTCATAATCCTCGGCCCGAGCGGGGCTGGGAAGACGGTGCTCCTTGAGATAATAGCGGGCATAATAGAACCCGACGCCGGGAGGGTCCTCCTCAACGGTGAGGACATAACCAAATGGCCGCCGGAGAGGCGCGGCCTCGCCTACATCCCCCAGAACTACGCCCTCTTTCCCCACATGAGCGTCTTCGACAACATAGCCTTCGGGCTTAAGCTCCGCAGGGTTCCGAGGGCGGAAATCGAGAGAAAAGTTAAGGAAATAGCCGAGGTTCTGGGCATAGCCCACCTCCTCCACAGAAAGCCAAAAACCCTGAGCGGCGGAGAGAGCCAGCGCGTGGCCATAGCGAGAGCCCTCGTTGTGGAACCCGAGCTTCTGCTCATGGACGAGCCCTTCGCGAACCTCGACGTCCAAACCAGGGCGAAGCTCTTGGGCGAGATGAAGCGCTGGAAGCGGGAGCTCGGCTTCACCGCGCTGCACGTTACCCACTCCTTCGAGGAGGCGGTGAGCCTGGGCGACAGGGTGGGGGTCATGCTCGATGGGAGGCTCGTCCAGACAGGCTCCGTTCGGGACGTCTTTTCGAGACCATCTAGTGAAGAAGTCGCGCGGTTCCTCGGCTTCGAGAACATCATAGAGGGCACCGCGGAGGGAAGGATCCTGAGGAGCAACGGCGTCGAGATAGAGCTTCCGGCGGAGGCGAGGGGAAGGGTTCGTGTTGGCCTGAGGCCCGAGGACATAATCCTCTCTTTGGGGCCCATTAGAACGTCCGCGAGGAACGAGTTCAAAGCCCTGGTCGAGTCGGTTGAAGAACTCGGCCCCCTCGTCAGGGTTCATCTGAAAATCGGCGGCCTGCATCTGAGGGCGTTCATAACCCGCTCCTCGATGTTGGAGATGGGAATAACGAAGGGACGGGAGGTCTACGTCAGCTTCAAGGCGAGCGCCCTTCACGTCTTCTGA
- the wtpA gene encoding tungstate ABC transporter substrate-binding protein WtpA, with translation MRWKGIPLIALLLLSVIAAGCINGSGDTGLKEATLVVFHAGSLSVPFQQLEDEFSEYAEKNLGYKVTFQDEASGSVAAVRKVTDLGKKADVVAVADYTLIPQLMVPNFTDFYVLFATNEIVIAFTEHSKYAEEMKAHPEKWYEILARDDVSFGFSDPNQDPCGYRSVMVMKLADYYYDKPVFETLVEKNTNIYYNGTHVIAPKDIQVKNDRVVIRPKETDLTALVESGSLDYFFIYKSVAEQHNLTYITLPDEINLKDFNKADFYGKVSIYIGSTGKIIKAKPIVYGVTVPKDAPNRELAMEFLRYLLGENGRRVFQENHQDFIWLPVAFGNVPDDIKDEVRAEG, from the coding sequence ATGAGGTGGAAAGGCATCCCTCTGATTGCACTTCTCCTGCTATCGGTCATCGCGGCCGGCTGTATAAACGGCTCCGGAGACACCGGGCTGAAGGAGGCCACCCTGGTGGTCTTCCACGCCGGTTCCCTGAGCGTCCCGTTCCAGCAACTGGAGGACGAGTTCTCGGAATACGCCGAGAAGAACCTCGGTTACAAGGTGACCTTCCAGGACGAGGCCAGCGGTAGCGTCGCGGCGGTGAGGAAGGTCACCGACCTGGGCAAGAAGGCGGACGTGGTTGCCGTCGCGGACTACACCCTCATTCCCCAGCTGATGGTGCCGAACTTCACGGACTTCTACGTCCTCTTCGCCACGAACGAGATTGTGATAGCCTTCACCGAGCACAGCAAGTACGCCGAGGAGATGAAGGCCCACCCGGAGAAGTGGTACGAGATACTGGCGAGGGACGACGTCTCCTTCGGCTTCTCCGACCCCAACCAGGACCCCTGCGGCTACCGCTCGGTCATGGTGATGAAGCTGGCCGATTACTACTACGACAAACCGGTATTCGAGACCCTGGTCGAGAAGAACACTAACATCTACTACAACGGCACCCACGTCATAGCCCCCAAGGACATTCAGGTGAAGAACGACAGGGTCGTCATAAGGCCCAAGGAGACCGATTTAACGGCCCTCGTCGAGAGCGGAAGCCTCGACTACTTCTTCATATACAAGAGCGTGGCCGAACAGCACAACCTCACCTACATAACCCTCCCGGACGAGATAAACCTCAAGGACTTCAACAAGGCCGACTTCTACGGTAAGGTGAGCATCTACATCGGCTCCACCGGCAAGATCATCAAGGCCAAGCCCATCGTCTACGGCGTCACAGTCCCGAAGGACGCCCCCAATAGGGAACTGGCGATGGAGTTCCTCAGGTACCTCCTGGGCGAGAACGGCAGGCGCGTCTTCCAGGAGAATCACCAGGACTTCATCTGGCTGCCGGTTGCCTTCGGCAACGTTCCGGATGATATCAAGGACGAGGTTAGGGCTGAGGGGTGA
- the wtpB gene encoding tungstate ABC transporter permease WtpB: MGTRHDYTLYFFAALGSFLVVYIALPLLVILAKQASDFDMLLRALHDSYVIEALRNSLLTATATAFIALLFGVPLGYVLARKDFPGKSIVQALVDVPIVIPHSVVGIMLLVTFSSAILDSYTGIIAAMLFVSAPFAINAARDGFLAVDEGLEHVARTLGASRLRAFFSVALPMAFPAIASGAIMTWARAISEVGAILIVAYYPKTAQVLVMEYFNNYGLRASRPISVILIVMSLTVFVILRWLVGRKANA; the protein is encoded by the coding sequence ATGGGGACGAGACACGACTACACGCTCTACTTCTTTGCAGCACTGGGGAGCTTCCTTGTGGTTTACATAGCCCTGCCCCTGCTGGTCATACTGGCAAAGCAGGCCTCGGACTTCGACATGCTGCTCAGGGCCCTTCATGACTCCTACGTTATCGAGGCACTCAGGAACTCCCTCCTTACAGCGACGGCGACGGCTTTCATAGCCCTTCTCTTCGGCGTTCCCCTCGGCTACGTTCTCGCGAGGAAAGATTTTCCCGGGAAGAGCATCGTCCAGGCCCTGGTTGATGTTCCCATCGTCATCCCACACTCAGTCGTCGGAATAATGCTCCTCGTTACCTTCTCCAGCGCGATCCTCGACAGCTACACTGGGATAATAGCCGCAATGCTCTTCGTCTCCGCACCGTTCGCGATAAACGCCGCGCGCGACGGCTTTCTGGCCGTTGACGAGGGACTGGAACACGTTGCCAGAACCCTCGGTGCCTCACGCCTGAGGGCGTTCTTCTCCGTGGCGCTTCCGATGGCGTTTCCGGCCATAGCGAGCGGGGCCATAATGACGTGGGCTCGCGCTATAAGCGAGGTGGGTGCGATACTCATCGTCGCGTACTACCCGAAGACGGCCCAGGTTCTCGTCATGGAGTACTTCAACAACTACGGCCTGAGGGCATCGAGACCGATTTCCGTTATCCTCATCGTGATGAGCCTCACCGTTTTCGTTATCCTGCGCTGGCTCGTGGGGAGGAAGGCCAATGCTTGA
- a CDS encoding glycosyltransferase 87 family protein yields MDRGLKLAAVLGVILQMALSFLGYHYMDGHVLAVSAFTFARFGISPYSWCEISMCEMWYSYPPIPFLLVAPFYTLDLSPLAARLALKVPALLGSLVLSHAVYRMSGDAKRAVLLLFNPLLLYIGPFRGHFDALAVGLMLESYVELERGKIGLAGVYAALSTLTKQYVPIILLAVLLTPKRRRNIPRFLAIATIVGLAISAPFLLENPEGYLKAVLGFHASRFAMNYGFFGIPLLGGAIRRILLPVEPPSSLPPEAGTITGLILTLPLLYGLILLYRKAWNGDLSEKEALTGGIVAMLGLSKVVNIQYFALLAALDVSLLQWTLLAVSGMVKGFDLLKSLPPWGQSPVSYWNPEALALDGTALDGLSRLAAFVLYIPVLVTLKDLTKRLILGNPHRSESASRD; encoded by the coding sequence ATGGATAGGGGACTAAAACTCGCGGCGGTCTTGGGGGTAATACTCCAGATGGCACTGTCCTTCTTGGGCTACCATTACATGGACGGCCACGTTCTAGCGGTCTCAGCGTTTACCTTCGCCAGGTTCGGAATCAGCCCGTACAGCTGGTGCGAGATAAGCATGTGCGAGATGTGGTACTCGTATCCGCCGATACCCTTCCTCCTCGTGGCCCCTTTCTATACACTCGACTTGTCCCCCCTCGCAGCGAGGCTCGCCCTTAAAGTCCCGGCACTCTTGGGAAGTCTGGTGCTCTCCCACGCGGTTTACCGGATGAGTGGGGACGCAAAAAGGGCAGTTCTGCTCCTGTTCAACCCCCTCCTGCTTTACATCGGCCCGTTCAGGGGGCACTTCGATGCCCTGGCGGTTGGTCTTATGTTGGAGTCGTACGTTGAGCTGGAGAGAGGTAAAATAGGGCTGGCAGGAGTTTATGCGGCACTGTCGACCCTTACAAAGCAGTACGTACCTATTATCCTCCTGGCGGTCTTATTAACGCCGAAAAGGAGAAGGAATATCCCAAGGTTCTTGGCGATCGCAACCATCGTGGGGCTCGCCATCTCGGCGCCGTTCTTGCTCGAGAATCCTGAGGGATATCTAAAGGCAGTACTCGGCTTCCATGCTTCAAGGTTCGCCATGAACTATGGGTTCTTTGGCATTCCTCTGCTCGGGGGAGCCATCCGTCGCATACTCCTCCCTGTGGAACCGCCTTCGTCGCTTCCTCCAGAGGCCGGCACCATCACTGGTTTGATCCTCACCCTGCCCCTCCTCTACGGGCTCATTCTTCTGTACAGAAAAGCCTGGAATGGCGACCTTAGCGAAAAAGAGGCCCTCACCGGAGGCATAGTGGCGATGCTGGGACTGAGCAAAGTTGTCAATATCCAGTACTTTGCCCTGCTGGCGGCCCTTGATGTGAGCCTTCTGCAGTGGACGCTGCTTGCCGTATCCGGCATGGTGAAGGGTTTCGACCTTCTGAAGTCGCTCCCCCCATGGGGACAGTCGCCGGTGTCCTACTGGAATCCAGAAGCTCTCGCCCTCGACGGCACAGCACTCGATGGTCTCAGCCGGCTTGCGGCGTTCGTGCTGTACATACCCGTCTTGGTAACCCTGAAAGACCTAACCAAGAGGCTTATCCTTGGTAATCCTCACCGCTCAGAAAGCGCCAGTAGGGATTGA
- a CDS encoding radical SAM protein has protein sequence MKVRVVERRAKSIYTRSKIPGVEWAVNQYVGCAFACEYCYAKFLTRWKDYGRWGSWVEVKTNAPDLARKHVSGSVVMSTVSDPYQPIEAELKLTRRVLRYMDKRNELSVLTKSPLVTRDIDLFKEFRTIEVGLTINGFRGREKRLFEPLTPVHEARVSALKELHEAGLKTYVFVSPIIPEITDVSAIVEETRDFADYYFFEVLNLRASGREFRELLRDEYPESYEVLTDEEAFEEFLWELKKEIKALRVKAEGIETHRKGWEFVEL, from the coding sequence ATGAAGGTTCGGGTTGTAGAGAGGCGCGCCAAGAGCATCTACACCAGATCGAAGATTCCGGGCGTGGAGTGGGCGGTCAACCAGTACGTCGGCTGTGCCTTCGCATGCGAGTACTGCTACGCCAAGTTTCTGACGAGGTGGAAGGACTACGGGAGATGGGGGAGCTGGGTCGAGGTCAAGACCAACGCACCCGACCTGGCGAGAAAGCACGTTTCTGGGAGCGTAGTCATGTCAACGGTGAGCGACCCGTACCAACCGATAGAGGCCGAGTTAAAGCTTACGAGAAGGGTTTTGAGGTACATGGACAAGAGGAACGAACTTTCGGTGCTCACCAAGTCCCCTCTGGTAACCCGTGACATCGACCTTTTCAAGGAGTTCCGAACGATAGAGGTCGGCCTCACGATAAACGGCTTTAGGGGGAGAGAAAAGAGGCTGTTTGAACCGCTGACACCGGTCCACGAGGCGAGGGTTAGCGCCCTTAAGGAACTCCACGAGGCGGGCTTGAAAACGTACGTCTTCGTCAGCCCGATAATTCCGGAGATAACGGACGTTTCCGCCATAGTCGAGGAGACTAGGGACTTCGCAGACTACTACTTCTTCGAAGTGCTCAACCTCCGTGCGTCGGGGAGGGAATTCCGGGAACTCCTCCGCGATGAGTACCCGGAAAGCTACGAGGTTCTGACTGACGAGGAGGCCTTTGAAGAGTTTCTGTGGGAGCTGAAGAAGGAGATAAAGGCCCTACGCGTGAAGGCGGAGGGGATAGAGACCCATAGGAAAGGCTGGGAGTTCGTGGAGCTGTAA
- a CDS encoding Era-like GTP-binding protein, giving the protein MIKVAIIGAENAGKSTLMNALIGGKISEVENLPGTTKGVIRKRFGKLKIPKSMKNPLGGADEFVLIDTAGLFDPQRELRGKVLSEEKFREIIDEIVSADIVIHMVDATVGLHRGMEKLHHMLKFRYEKPIIVVINKVDLVPRERVEELRGIIKKRLEQEAIPLSLVTYEGFNNLLERLAYYAQYV; this is encoded by the coding sequence ATGATAAAGGTTGCGATTATCGGTGCCGAGAACGCCGGCAAGTCAACGCTCATGAACGCCCTCATAGGCGGTAAAATATCGGAGGTGGAGAACCTCCCAGGAACGACCAAAGGGGTAATCAGAAAACGCTTCGGAAAGCTCAAGATACCGAAGAGTATGAAGAACCCCCTAGGGGGAGCCGATGAGTTTGTGCTCATAGACACCGCCGGCCTCTTCGACCCCCAGAGGGAGCTGAGGGGCAAGGTCCTGAGCGAGGAGAAGTTCCGCGAGATAATCGACGAGATAGTCTCCGCGGACATAGTCATTCACATGGTCGATGCCACCGTCGGCCTGCACAGGGGCATGGAGAAGCTCCACCACATGCTCAAGTTCCGCTACGAGAAGCCGATAATCGTTGTCATTAATAAAGTGGACCTGGTTCCACGGGAGAGGGTGGAAGAGCTGCGAGGGATAATAAAGAAGCGCCTTGAGCAGGAGGCGATACCGCTGTCCCTGGTCACCTACGAGGGATTCAATAACCTGCTCGAGAGGCTGGCGTACTACGCTCAGTACGTTTGA
- a CDS encoding secondary thiamine-phosphate synthase enzyme YjbQ: MLFEIEVPTGERFQIVDITPEVQRLVYRSGVKHGIAVVFVRHTTTGLMINEAEGGLLRDIKARMKELVPEDAGYAHDRIDSNAHAHLRATLFLNPEVVVPIDGAELQLGTWQRILFIELDGPRRRKVQVMVCPCPEFPGE, from the coding sequence ATGCTCTTTGAGATCGAGGTTCCCACGGGGGAGAGGTTCCAGATAGTTGATATAACCCCCGAGGTCCAGAGGCTCGTCTATCGCTCAGGGGTCAAGCACGGCATCGCCGTCGTTTTTGTCAGACACACAACCACAGGTCTCATGATAAACGAAGCTGAAGGCGGACTTCTTCGGGACATCAAAGCTCGGATGAAAGAGCTGGTTCCGGAAGATGCCGGCTACGCCCACGACCGCATAGACAGCAACGCCCACGCCCACCTGCGGGCGACCCTCTTCCTGAACCCTGAGGTCGTCGTTCCCATAGACGGGGCCGAGCTCCAGCTCGGGACCTGGCAGCGGATACTCTTCATCGAGCTGGACGGCCCGAGGCGCAGGAAGGTTCAGGTCATGGTGTGTCCATGTCCGGAGTTCCCTGGGGAGTAA
- a CDS encoding NfeD family protein yields the protein MDLRDVLKLLALMADEIIVGVFIFLILPEIGVEIPLWAGLLVMAVLLAKDFLIAPFVLGGGANKKPEVGPERLIGRTALVVEDLSPEGVVKLDGELWKAECLDGTAKRGEKVKITAVRGTKVLVERRE from the coding sequence TTGGATTTACGGGATGTCCTCAAGCTCCTCGCACTGATGGCCGATGAGATTATCGTTGGCGTTTTTATCTTCCTGATACTCCCGGAGATAGGTGTGGAGATTCCCCTCTGGGCGGGATTGCTTGTGATGGCTGTCCTCCTGGCCAAGGATTTCCTCATAGCGCCCTTCGTTCTCGGCGGTGGGGCGAACAAAAAACCCGAGGTGGGCCCTGAAAGGTTGATAGGGAGAACCGCCCTCGTTGTGGAAGACCTTTCCCCTGAGGGAGTTGTTAAACTCGATGGCGAGCTCTGGAAGGCGGAGTGCTTGGATGGAACCGCCAAAAGAGGCGAGAAAGTGAAGATAACGGCCGTCAGGGGCACTAAGGTTCTCGTGGAACGCCGAGAGTAG
- a CDS encoding HD family hydrolase has translation MSLIDLFIEAGNLKKLPRTGWLLRGVSNPESIADHSYRVALITLFLADELKARGVEIDVERALKIAVLHDLAEARVTDIPLTAQYYLDKGKAEKKAAMELFIKAPNPKEYFRLWREYEEGLSLEGRLVKFADKLEMLVQALEYEKAGFRDLGEFWGALDSLRESEFYEHFRELVEELAGLRKQNR, from the coding sequence ATGTCTCTCATTGACCTTTTTATCGAGGCTGGAAACCTAAAAAAACTTCCCAGAACCGGCTGGCTCCTCCGGGGCGTTTCAAACCCCGAGAGCATAGCGGACCACAGCTACCGCGTTGCCCTGATAACCCTATTCCTGGCCGACGAGCTAAAAGCGAGAGGCGTTGAGATAGACGTTGAGCGGGCCCTCAAGATAGCGGTTCTCCACGACCTCGCCGAGGCGAGGGTCACCGACATACCCCTGACGGCGCAGTACTACCTCGACAAGGGTAAGGCCGAGAAGAAGGCTGCGATGGAGCTTTTCATAAAGGCCCCGAACCCCAAGGAGTACTTCAGGCTCTGGCGCGAGTACGAGGAGGGGCTTAGCTTGGAGGGCAGGCTCGTAAAGTTCGCCGACAAGCTGGAGATGCTGGTTCAGGCACTCGAATACGAAAAGGCCGGCTTCAGAGACCTCGGCGAGTTCTGGGGTGCGCTGGATTCCCTGAGGGAGAGCGAGTTCTATGAGCACTTCCGGGAGCTTGTTGAGGAGCTCGCCGGGTTGAGAAAACAAAACCGTTAA
- a CDS encoding TRM11 family methyltransferase, with protein MYAVIFGKNPRLSEAEFYAFTRRFNLKVRVIESARDWLVFESSTAVERYFHWLGGSLKLVQIAGEGEDAIKELEYARLFTVSLYGESDWKLWRKLGSAIKREFKAEGPSKFFKPAKVYAMPAELILKGFPEVKDFVFLFREDGSFWVGETVKVTDPFELKKLDVERPVQRPILSIPPRLARIMVNLTEVRKGSFLDPFCGIGTIVQEFVLQGLSAYGSDRDPERIRDAKKNLAWLRKEFRLKNSAHLEVCDARKLRRCFRQRFDAIVTEPYLGKPLKRNPSRGEAIKLANELDRLYYPVFESFGDVLKRNGKVVFVFPAYRLSGGGIYRKERKWLTKLGFEVVGRYTDYEERHKLVRDIHVLRYRG; from the coding sequence ATGTACGCGGTGATATTTGGCAAAAATCCACGCCTCAGTGAGGCAGAATTTTATGCATTCACCAGAAGGTTCAACCTTAAAGTTAGAGTTATCGAGTCCGCCCGGGACTGGCTGGTATTTGAGTCATCCACCGCGGTGGAGAGGTACTTCCACTGGCTGGGGGGTTCACTCAAACTGGTCCAGATAGCCGGCGAAGGTGAGGATGCCATAAAAGAACTCGAATACGCGAGGCTCTTCACGGTCAGCCTCTACGGTGAGAGCGACTGGAAGCTCTGGAGGAAGCTGGGGAGTGCGATAAAAAGGGAGTTCAAGGCGGAAGGCCCGTCAAAGTTCTTCAAGCCCGCCAAGGTTTATGCCATGCCCGCCGAACTCATCCTCAAGGGCTTTCCAGAAGTTAAGGACTTCGTCTTCCTCTTCCGCGAGGACGGGAGCTTCTGGGTCGGCGAGACCGTGAAGGTTACAGACCCGTTTGAGCTGAAGAAGCTCGACGTGGAGAGGCCGGTTCAGAGGCCCATCCTTTCCATCCCGCCCAGGCTCGCGAGGATAATGGTGAACCTGACGGAGGTGAGGAAGGGCTCCTTCCTCGACCCATTCTGCGGAATAGGGACGATAGTTCAGGAGTTCGTCCTCCAGGGGCTGAGTGCCTACGGAAGCGACCGCGACCCGGAGAGAATACGGGACGCCAAGAAGAACCTCGCATGGCTCAGAAAGGAGTTCCGCCTCAAGAACTCCGCTCACCTCGAAGTCTGCGACGCGAGAAAGCTGAGACGATGCTTCCGCCAGCGGTTCGACGCGATAGTTACCGAACCCTACCTCGGAAAGCCCCTTAAGAGGAACCCGAGCAGGGGCGAGGCGATAAAGCTCGCCAACGAGCTGGACAGGCTCTACTACCCCGTCTTCGAGAGCTTCGGCGATGTCCTCAAGAGGAACGGAAAAGTGGTCTTCGTCTTCCCTGCCTACAGGCTGAGCGGAGGGGGAATATACAGAAAGGAGAGGAAGTGGCTGACCAAGCTCGGCTTCGAGGTCGTTGGAAGGTACACCGACTACGAGGAGAGGCACAAGCTCGTCAGGGACATCCACGTGCTGAGGTATCGGGGCTAA
- a CDS encoding prenyltransferase, producing MIVKEILASVEVIPDPYIKSVTYAKIGERLAKARDGSYKAAFLKAIETAKEIEDPVKMFRALLSVGYSLGRAGLKSSKRIYQGVLEDSRVLPAPPRDVIMRTAAAYMLALGEVGEAITYALEVNDRTLRNEILLEIIRANTKMIGREQLKVASRIRKSKLALEYIDGEPYRSKALLELIKAYLALGSYENGISLILEIEVKEWARHAFKEVAFYLKDREVLGHYIDSLEAVANGLIEKFGEEFTEELALAFALSGEGVSAAELIRRLENSDEVFVKIALDLLERDHNVLPAFISPLEDDEAELVGKAVMNRILERPELGGWEIIKAIGKSTSSEEVWAKIARYYVITGELEGAMKVGSLLRDERLRSIVMADIAHHLVKNGDIERAIDAALEVRDPKFSSILVSEILIKALEQELPGRVKQWNGSKH from the coding sequence ATGATTGTCAAGGAAATCCTCGCTTCCGTTGAGGTAATTCCTGATCCCTATATAAAATCGGTAACGTATGCTAAAATAGGTGAGAGGCTTGCCAAGGCCAGAGATGGTAGTTATAAAGCTGCGTTTCTAAAGGCTATCGAAACTGCGAAGGAGATAGAGGACCCCGTAAAGATGTTCCGAGCGCTCCTGTCGGTCGGTTATTCTCTCGGCAGGGCGGGTCTGAAGTCCTCCAAGAGGATATACCAGGGTGTTCTTGAGGACTCCCGCGTCCTTCCCGCACCTCCTCGAGACGTTATAATGAGGACTGCCGCCGCCTACATGCTCGCCCTGGGGGAGGTGGGCGAGGCCATCACCTACGCACTGGAGGTGAATGACCGTACCCTCCGGAACGAGATCCTTCTTGAGATCATCCGGGCCAACACGAAGATGATTGGACGGGAGCAGCTTAAGGTCGCATCCCGCATCAGGAAGAGCAAACTTGCCCTTGAGTACATCGACGGTGAGCCCTACCGCTCCAAGGCCCTTCTCGAGCTGATCAAAGCATACCTCGCCCTCGGGAGCTACGAAAACGGAATCTCGCTGATACTGGAGATAGAGGTGAAGGAGTGGGCGAGACACGCCTTCAAGGAGGTGGCTTTCTACCTGAAGGATCGGGAGGTACTCGGGCACTACATAGATTCCCTTGAGGCCGTCGCCAACGGACTGATTGAGAAGTTTGGGGAGGAGTTCACTGAGGAGCTTGCCCTCGCATTTGCCTTGAGCGGCGAGGGAGTTTCTGCCGCCGAGCTTATACGGCGCCTGGAGAACAGCGATGAGGTGTTTGTTAAAATTGCCCTGGACCTCCTGGAAAGGGATCACAACGTTCTCCCGGCTTTCATATCCCCCCTTGAGGACGATGAGGCGGAACTCGTTGGAAAGGCCGTGATGAACCGCATCCTGGAAAGGCCCGAGCTCGGGGGATGGGAGATAATTAAGGCCATAGGCAAGAGCACGTCCAGCGAGGAGGTATGGGCCAAGATCGCCCGCTACTACGTCATTACGGGCGAGCTGGAGGGTGCTATGAAGGTTGGGAGCCTGCTGAGGGACGAGAGGCTTCGCTCGATAGTCATGGCCGACATCGCCCACCACCTGGTCAAGAATGGAGATATTGAGCGTGCCATCGATGCCGCCCTCGAGGTTCGCGACCCCAAATTCTCTTCGATCCTTGTCTCTGAAATCCTGATAAAAGCTCTCGAACAGGAGCTTCCGGGGAGGGTTAAGCAGTGGAACGGCTCAAAGCACTGA